A stretch of DNA from Planococcus antarcticus DSM 14505:
AGTAGTAGTCTCTATTATGTCAGTAGTGTTGCCCTCTTTTCCAAAAAGTTCAGCTGCCAATGATACACTAGATGAACAAGAGATACTGAATGGTACTCCACATGAAATTATCGAACTAATTAAAGACATAGAAGGAGAGGTTATTTACAAAGCGCTTGAAGATGGTAAGATTTATTTATATGAAGAACAAATTGTTGGTGATGTAGTGACCACAAAAAAATCATTGGTAGAGAATGGGACATCTACTCTAACGGAAAAATTTTCGACCGCAACAATCTTACAGGGAGATATCATTTCCGTAACTCAAAAAGATTTGCTTGCCAATAAGATTATACATCAAGAAATGGTTTCTATAACTGATGAAACCGCTCCTAGTAAGCCCCATGACGACATACACCTCTGGAAACCTCCAGTGTATCCGGCAAGTGTGGGGACTAACAATGAGTTTACAGCTATGGCAACTGGTACATGGCTCAAGGCAAGAACAGCTGGTCAGAATTACGCATATTATAAGAATAGTAATGGTGGAGGTTTGGCTCGAGAACTTGGCAAACAAAAAACAATTGGTTCTTATACGACCAAATTTGATACTTTCACTAGGAACGTTGATGCAGTCCGTTCTTATGAAGTAGGTGCGCTGTATAACTTCACTGCTATTGGTTTACTCGATAAAGCATTTAAATCTATAAAGTATCCTACTATCTCTAATTTGAAAAAGTTCTTTAAACAGTACTTAAAAACTATTCCCGGTGTTGGAACTCTTTATCTTGTTATTAAATATTTTAGTCTTTGCAATAAAACACTGGCTGCCTATAAGGCGATTCCAGGAACACCTTATAATTGGAGGTAGGATGCTTATGAGCAACATAAACACCCAAGCGTTATGAAGGTAACGGAAAAACAAAAAATAATTTTTGTTTTAGTGCTTGCAATCCTTGCCTTTATCTACTCTATTGCAGATATCATCCACCAAATGCAGTTAGATATTTCTCCAAGACCGACTTCATGGATTTTGTTTATTTACAGCCTTACAATTATTATCGTATTATTAATCGTGATATTAAAGGAATGGAATAAAATTGAATAATAGAGAAAATGCCTTCCCGATAATTAGCGGGAAGGCATTTGTGTATTTTCTTGACGAGCATTAAAATGGCTTCAGCAGAAAAAACTGACTTGTTAACAATTATTATTTAAAGTATTTATTTACAATTTTTGTAATTCACTTTTTAAAAAGGATTAGGTTTACATATCATCAATTATCGGTAGCTGTCATTACTCTTATGTATATTAAAGAACTCGACAATCTTTGAACTGGCGTTGTAATATGAAGCTCTAAAAAAACACCTATGCTGCTCTTGTCAGATTTAATATCGGATACAGGCAGCATAGGTGTTTTTTCCTGTGCTTCTAGCTATTAGATTCGTCGGAAAGCATCAGAAGTGTTTGTAAAAATTCTACTTTACCGGAACTAATTCAACAGGGCCATGGTCGTCACAATGACCGTCATGAACTTGGTGCAGACGGTCATTCACTAGATAATCCACGTGATCACCATGTGGAACAAGTTCATGTCCGCAGTCGTTGTCGTTCCTACATCCGCAATTCATGGGTGCACAAACATCTGGGTTCGTATCGGTAACAGAAATTCTGCATTCATCCCGGTGGCCTTCGTGTTCATGGTGAAGATGGCCATTGTGCACATAATCAATGTGATCCTCATGCTTTATTTTCGTGTGGCCGCATGACAGATTATGCTGGTGGGAATGGTGCTCAGTGCTCATAAGAAAACCTCCTTTGTGTTTTTTTGATATTAGTACAATTTCCTTTTCTTAACTTTATTAAACGTTAAGAAAATATACTTTCTTTTCGCAAAGATTATGCTTTTCACACTCCTTTTAAAAAGGTTTTTTAAATTTGTAACCGGTTACTTAAAACTGAACCACTTATGTAAGTCAATATATTTAAAAAATTCATTGCGGCTCATGGTTATCTTATTGCAAAAGATAAAAGTAGTTTAGCTGCAAATTCAAACTTTCAGCTAAAAGAAATAGCCAAAAAGGATTAAATTTTAACAGAAGAACCTGGCTATGAAGTAGTATACTGATTTGTTTTGAATCATCAAAACCTAGTTGAATAGATTTCGAAATTGACTTCCGGAAAAAGAAGATGGTGCCTGATACTACGTAATATCAGTGCAATAGAGGGAAGATGCTTAGTCAAGGGCGTCTTCTCTTTCTGTTTCAAATTAGTGTGCTTTGATGAGTGCATCTATTCACTAAATTTATTAGAAATTTGCATATTTATAAAAAGGTTGCAGTTTAAAAATAAAAAAGATATGATGTAAATCGTAATGATTACTTTTTTCATATAAAGAGCATTTAAAAGAGATATGGATAGACAATACCTAACAGTTTATTGGGGTGATAAAAAGCGATAACAGAAAATAGGTTCTTAAAATCGTTAATAAGGAGGGATGAGGATTATTGTGATGAAACAAGAGATAGAATTTATAAAATTAAATCCCACACAAAATATGACTATTCTTATAAAAACTAGTTATCCATTCGAAAAGCATTCCTACATTGCTTCAAGAGTAATGTCATATGACAGTGTCTATGCAGAACAAGTAGGTTTTATAGAAAAACCAGTAAATGCAGAAGCAGCTGCACATTTACAAATGGGTGGTAATGAATTTTGTGGCAATGCTTGCATGGCATTAGCAGCTTTTATTGCATCCGAAAAAGGGCTAAGACAAAACGATTCGACAGATGTATTATTAGAATCTTCAGGTACAGAACAATTAGTTATCTGTCAAGTTCAAAAAAAATCAGAAGTGTACTACTGTCAAGTTAATATGCCCATTCCTAAAAAGGTAGATTTGAAGATAGTTCATTTTGAAAATGAAGAGTTGAATATAATAACAGTAAATTATCCTGATTTTATACATATTGTAATAGAAGTCGACGAATTCAATAACCGAATGAGAAAAAAAGCAGAAAATCTAGCAAGGTTGATCGGAGCAACGTCGGGTACTAACTTAATTGGTGTTTTATTGTATAAATCTAAATCTGAAGAGCTGGCTCCTCTCATGTATGTTCCACATCTAGATAGCTTGATATGGGAAAGGGGGTGTGGATCCGGGACAGCATCTATAGGAGCTTACTTAGCATGGAGGAATAAAGGGGAAGTTGCTGTAAAAATAAGACAACCTGGCGGTATTATTACCGTAAACGCTGCATGTCATGAAGGAGAACTCACAAGCCTGAATATTGAAGGAAGTGTCAGCATCGTGGCACAAGGAAAAGCTTTTATAGATTGTTAATTAATTCGATTAGGGGTGACATGAATGATTGAGTTAAAGACTTTTTATGAATATTTAAATGACTTTTTAGAAAAGTTCGATGAAATAGCGGAAAACTACGATCATGCAACCGATAGGAGTTCTGAATTAGAGAATATAATTGATGACTACTCAAAGTTCATCACAAGTGAGAGCAATAAAGTAACGTGGGAACAACTAGCACTACATAAATCTAGTGAGTTTGACCAGATTTTAACAGAGTTAAGAAAAAAATCAGCCTATTGTGTTGCTATTTTGGAAAAATACCGTGCGTTGAAACTACTGAATGGAAATAATGATGTGTCCGATTATTTTAAAAATATAGAGTCGTGTATTAAGACGGAATTTGGGAGTTTTCAAGCCGATTCTGAATCCAAAGTATTGTTAATAGGATCTGGTTCTTTTCCGATGACACCGTTGTTAATAGCTCAGCAAACTGGAGCAGAGGTAGTTGGCACAGATATCGATGAGGAAGCCATTACACTGGGATTAAAAGTTGTAGAGAAGTTAGGCAATGGTTTAAATATCAGACTAGAACAATCAGTAGTGGAAGACCTTAATTTCACAAAAGAAGCAACCCATATCATTTTTAGCTCAACAGTTGGAATAAAGTACGAAATACTAGAGCAATTACATACTTTAACGAATGAAAATGTAGTCGTGGTCATGAGATATGGTGATCATTTGAAATCACTATTTAACTATCCAATGAAAAAGGTTAATGAAAAAAAATGGATGATGGTTGAAAATATTTTACGTCCTGACCACGTGTTTGATATCGCATTATATAAAAAAGCATAAGCTTATATTTTAGAAAGGGAGAGTTTATGAGTGATTTTAATCGAGTTTTAATTTTAGGAACTGGCCCTACTTCAATTCAACTTGCAGTAAATTTCAAAAAACATACAGGTTGTTACATAGCAATTGCAGGAAGAGAATCCGTTCGCTCAGAATCTTTTTTTTCAGCACTTGAGCAGAACAATCGTCAAATACACGCAAGCATTCAAAATGAAAAACATCGAACCATGAGAGGTGACGATTCTCTAGATCAAATTTTTGAAGGGTATGAAACCATACTGGGGGAATGGGATACCATTATTCTATCTGTAACAACAGATGCCTATATAGAAGTTATCAAACAAATCAATGATAAAGTCCTAAAAAAAGTGAAATGTATTATTTTGGTTTCTCCAACTTTTGGCTCCAATAACTTAATTAAGAATTATATCAGCAACTACAATTCAAACACAGAAATTATTAGTTTTTCTACGTATTATGGTGATACTAGATGGGCCGATGAGAAGCCTTCAAACCGTATAATAACAACAGCTGTCAAGAAAAAAGTGTACTTAGGCTCTTCGCATCAAGCGTCTAAAAATATGGAAAGACTATACGATGTTTTTGAGCAATTAGGTATTGTGTTAAAAATGATGGATACACCTCTTGAGGCAGAAACAAGAAATATTTCTTTGTATGTTCATCCTCCCTTGTTTATGAATGAATTTTCATTAAATGCTATATTCGGAAACTTAAATGATAAAAAATATGTGTATAAAGTATATCCGGAAGGACCTGTTACACAATATTTAATACGTGATATGTTATCTCAATGGAAAGAACTAATGATGCTTTTAGAGAAAATAAATATTAAAAGTATAAACTTACTTAAGTTTATGACAGACGATAATTATCCAGTGAGATTGGAAAGTTTATCGCGTCGAGATATAGAAAGCTTTGTTGATTTAAAGACCATACATCAAGAGTACTTATTATATATTCGTTATACCTCACTATTAGTGGATCCTTTTTCAAAGCCAGATGAAGATGGAAGATACTTTGACTTTTCTGCGGTACCTATAAAAAAAATGTTTATTAACAGAGAAGGGAAATGGGATATTCCAAGAATGCCAAAGGAAGATTATTACCGTATAAAAATAATACAAGGAATCGCAAAATACTTAAATTCAGATTGTCCAGTAATAGATAAGTTCATTCAGGCATATGAAAGTAAAATTCAAGAAGTTGTTCAATCTCATGAAACTGAATTATTATCTGATGCATTTTCCATACAAAGTTTTGAGGACGACATAAATATGATATGCAGTGAAATAGAGAAAAGTGTTAAAGCACAACAAAAGAATTAGGACTTGCTTCGAAGAACCTACTAAATATGCTCTGTAAATCGTAATAGTTACTACTTTAAAAATATCGGATTTTATAGTCAAGTTGCATCAAATCAGTAAAGCAAGACGGTTTAAACTAAATGTGATTAAAGGGAGAATAAATACAATGTTAATAAAAAAAATTAAGGTTCTAGGTCTACTGTTATTGGTTTTATCTGTTCTGGCTGCCTGTTCTGAAGAAGACTCTGCGAATGAGAAAAAGAGTGATGAAACTGATAATGAGTTAGTTTATGCTGTTGCTCAGGATATTAATGATATGAACCCGCATTTATATACCGGTTCGATGCCGGCTCAAGGCATGGTCTATGAATCGTTAGTTGAAAACACAAAGGATGGGATTCAGCCATTGCTTGCTGAATCCTGGGAAATTTCTGAAGATGGCAAAGTATACACGTTCTTCTTAAGGGAAGATGTGCAATTTCATGATGGAGAGCCGTTCAACGCTGAGGCAGTGAAGAAAAATCTCGATGCTGTACAGAGTAATGCAGAAAAGCATGCGTGGATTAAACTATCCACAAAAATGGAAAATGTGAACGTAGTAGATGAATATACTGTTGAATTGGAATTGTCCGAACCCTATTATCCAACGTTGGTTGAGTTGTCCATGACCCGGCCTTATGTATTTATCTCACCCAAAGATTTTGAAAATGGAGAAACCAAAGATGGTGTAAGTGGCTTTAACGGGACAGGCTCCTATGTGCTCACTGAACACAAAACTGCCGAATTTGCAACTTTTGAAGCAAATGAAGATTACTGGAATGGAGCGCCAGAAATTAAGAGGATAACGGCTAAAGTATTGCCGGCCGGAGAAACAACCCTTTTGGCATTGCAAAAAGGAGAGATCAATTTTGCATTTACGGATGATCGTGGTGCAGATAGTATCGCTGTTGAAGGCATGAATCAGTTGGAGGATTCTGGTGATTATCAACTCATCAGAAGTGAACCTATGAACACCAAAATGCTTGTAGCCAATAGCAGTAAAGCGGACAACCCAATAAGTGAAACAGCTGTACGTGAAGCCATTTGGTATTCGATTGATAAAGAAACCATTAGCAAGGATATTCTTAATGGCACAGAATCAATGGCCGAAACCCTATTTTCACCTAATGTGAATTATGCCGACGTTGATTTGAAGAAGCGTGGCTATGATGTAGAAAAAGCCATAGAGATTCTAGAAAAAAACGGTTGGAAATCAGAAAACAGCAGTGAAGCTAGAACGAAAGATGGAAAAAAATTAGAGATGAAACTTTACTATGATAGCAGCTCGTCTTCTCAGAAAACGCAGGCTGAGTTCATCCAAGCATCACTAAAAGAAATTGGTCTTCAACTGGAAATTACGGGGGAAGAGTCAACGTCAATTGCGAATAGAAGGGCCACAGGCGACTACGATTTACTATTCAATCAAACTTGGGGTCTGGCGTATGATCCACAAAGTACAATCGCTGCTTTTACTTCTGAGGCTTCTTATTTGCATACAACAAAAGGCATTAAAAAAGAAGATGAGCTATACGACAACATTGAACAAGTTATGGTGTCGACAGATGAACAAGCTAGAAAAGCATTGTATGCCGAGATATTGACGACTGTTCACGAAGAAGCTGTTTTTATTCCTATTTCAAACGGCGGGATGACTGTAATCGCGCCTCAAAATCTAACTGGAGTTTCATTCAAGCAGACTCAGTTTGAGCTGCCGTTCGAGTTGATGAACTTTAAATAAGCTTTTTAAAAAAAGGGGAGATCTTCCCCTTTTTATTTATGAAAAGTACAAAAGTTTAGTGGGTAGCTATTTTATGGAAGGAGATTTTTATGAAAAGATACATCATTAGAAGGATGCTCGTATCTATGCCTTTACTTTTAGTCATTTCATTTTTGACGTTCGTCTTAATTAATCTTTCTCCCATGGATCCGGCTGAAGTGATACTGCAAGCGCAAGGAGTTCCACAAATAACAGACGAACTAGTAGAGCAGACAAAAGAAGAATTCGGGATGGATCAGCCATTTATTCTAAGATATTTTGATTGGCTCGTTTCATCCTTACAATTAGACTTTGGTGATTCGTATATTAATGGGAAACCAGTATGGTCATTACTAGGTCCGGCCTTTTTTAATACATTCAAATTGACATTAATTTCATCGATAGCAATTATCTTGGTATCTATAGTATTAGGAGTAGTCTGTGCATTAAATGAAGGGAAGATGATAGATAAATCGGTAAGGGGCATTTCTTTTTTCTTAACCGCAATGCCATCATACTGGTTGGCTACCCTTATGATTTGGTACTTCTCGGTAAAGCTAGACTTGTTGCCCACAAGCGGAATGGATTCATATAAAAGTTATATCCTACCAGTTGTTGTTATCACAATCAGTTATGCTGGTCTCTATTTTAGAAATGTCAGGACCTCTATGATCAATAATTTGAATGAGGACTATGTTCTTTATGGAAGAGCATCGGGGTTACCAGAAAAGAAAATAACCATGCACATCCTGCGGAATTCATTGCAAGTATCCATTTCAATATTTGGTATGGCCATACCCATCATATTAGGAAGCACAGTTGTTATTGAGAATGTTTTTGCTTGGCCAGGGTTAGGAAGTCTAAGTGTGAGAGCAATTCTTAGCAGAGATTTCCCTATTATTCAGGCATACGTGCTCGTCTTAGCCGTAGCCTTTGTGTTGTTTAATGCAATCTCGGACATTATTAATGCTGCAATGAATCCCAAGCTAAGGAATGATCTGTAAATGAGGATATTAAAAAACTTAAGTAAGGATAAGTTGGCTTTGCTATCTTTGCTGATTATTGTCTCTACAATTATTGCAGGTATTTTCGCGCCTTTATTCGCACCGTTTGATCCTAATGAAGTTAATATGAGCCTTCGGTACGCATCTCCTTCATGGGAGTACCTATTGGGCAATGATCATCTAGGCAGGTGCATTTTATCAAGAATCATTTATGGAATTCGACCAAGTATCTTATGGGTATTGGTAGTTTTATTTATTTCTGTCCTAATAGGCGCATTTTTAGGCTTTCTTGCCGGCTATTTTAAAGGAAAAGTCGATGCAGTCATTATGAGAATATGCGATACGATGCTTTCATTTCCGGGATACGTAATGGCTTTGGCGGTTATTGGTATATTCGGCGTGGGTCTCCAAAATATCCTAATTGCTTTTGCCCTAATTAAATGGGCATGGTTTGCACGAGTCATCAGAGCGTCTGTTATGCAATACGCTGAATTAGACTATGTGAAGTTTTCCAAAGCATCAGGAATTAGTGATACACAAATAATCTTCAGACACATCATCCCAGTGACTTTCGCTGATATTGCCGTCATATCAAGCAGCTCCATTGGGTCGATGATATTACAAATTTCTGGATTTTCATTTTTGGGATTAGGAATTCAAGCACCTACTCCTGAATGGGGAATGATGTTAAATGAAGCGAGAGAAGTTATGTTCACTAGACCGGAATTAATGCTAGTACCTGGGTTAGCTATTGTCATTGTGGTATCAGCATTTAATTTTTTATCCGACTCGCTCCAAGTTGCGTTGGATCCTAAACTAGTTACCTCAAAAAAAAGAAAGAAAGAGAACTTATCTCTATTTAAAAAAAGGGAGCTCAGTAAGTGATGAATATACTGGAAGTGAAAAATTTAAAGGTGTGGGATGTTCATTCCGAGAAAAATATTATTAAAAACAGTTCATTTCATGTGGAATCTGGAAGCTGTCTTGCGATTGTGGGAGAAAGCGGAAGTGGTAAGTCTGTTACTTGCAGAGCAATTATGAGGCTTAATAGCTCTTCACTTCACCAATCCGGAGATATTCTTTTTAAAGGAGAAAACCTCAACCAACTTTCTGAAAAGGAATTGAGGAAGAAAAGAGGGAAAAATCTTTGCATGATCCTGCAAAATGGGATGAGTGCGTTCGATCCTTCCTGTGTAGTCGGTGTGCATTTACGAGAAACACTTGCGGAACATTTCGATTGGAATAGAAATGAAATGGAAGTAAAAATGAAAAGTGCCATGGAAAGTGTCATGTTAAAAAATCCAACAGAGATCATGAATAAATATCCCCATCAACTATCGGGGGGGATGTTGCAACGAATTATGATTGCGCTAGCCGTTGTCTTAGAACCGGACATTATAATAGCTGATGAACCAACAACGGCACTTGATACCATCTCGCAATTTGAAGTGATTGAACAATTTATCAGCTTACGAAATAGGATGAGTTGTTCCATCATTTTTATTTCTCATGATTTGGGAGTCGTAAGAAAAATTGCGGACGAAGTTTTAGTGATGAAGGATGGAGACATTGTTGAAAAAGGAACTACGGATGAAGTTTTTTCGGATGCAAAACACGATTACACAAAGTATTTAGTCTCTACTAGACTGGCTTTAAGCAATAATTTCAAACGAATTATGGGGGAGGAATCCTAATTGCTGAAAGTGGAAAGCGTAGAAAAATCTTATAAAAAAGGTGCACTGTTGTCCAGAGAAAAGCAAAGCGTTTTAAAAAATATTAGTTTTGAATGCAAAAGTGGAGAATGTCTTGGCATCATTGGTGAAAGTGGGAGTGGGAAATCAACATTAGGGCGATTGGTACTGGGAATTGAAAAGCCAGATCGTGGAACAGTTTCATTTAACGGAATGAATGTTAAGGACAGGAAAGTTCGGTTAAGTAACATAAGCGCTGTTTTTCAAGACTACAAATCCTCTATTAATCCTTTTTTTACTGTGGAAGATGCAATCCTTGAGCCCTTAAAGACTCAGAACAAGAATATAAAAGAGAATAAAGAAAAGGTTCTCAGCTTACTGAATCAAGTTGGATTACCTTCGACATATCGGAACAAATACCCTCATGAACTATCAGGTGGAGAGGTTCAACGAGTGTGTATTGCAAGAGCGATATCTACACAACCAAAGTGCATTTTATTGGATGAGGCGATCAGTTCGTTAGATGTCTCTGTGCAAACAAAAATTCTTGAATTACTCAAAGATTTAAAGAGAATCTACAATATGAGTTATGTGTTCATTACGCACGATTTACAGGCTGCAGCCTATATCTGTGACAGAATCATCATTTTTAAGGATGGACAGATTGAAGAAATGGTGGACATTGAACACTTGAAGGACGTTAAGTCAGCCTATGCAAAAGAACTATTAAAGTCGCTGATAACCTTTTAGTCAAGACATCTGTATGAATTTAATACTGTTAAACAGTGGAGGGAAATATTTTGAGTGGAGCTTTGTCTTGGTCATTTATACGATTATATCTGTTGGTGCTTCTGTATTTTAGTGCCAACTCTATATTGAATGTAATCATCCCTCTGCAAGGGGAGGCTTTAGGGGCCACCAATACAACGATAGGGTTGATTATGGGAGCCTATTTGTTTACGACCATGTTTTTTAGACCATGGGCAGGCCAGATTATACAAAAATACGGGCCAATAAAAGTGCTGCGAGTAATACTTATTGTAAACGGGTTTGCTCTCATTTTATATACAGTGACGGGACTGGGTGGCTTTGTAGTGGCTCGCATTTTACAAGGGGTCTCAACAGCGTTCTTTTCAATGGCATTGCAGATCGGGATTATCGATGCCCTGCCAGAAAAAGATCGTTCTCAAGGAATCTCACTTTATTCTTTGTTTTCATACATACCAGGAATCGTGGGACCTTTATTGGCGTTGGGTATTTGGCGAGGTGATATGGAATACTTCGGTGTTGTGATGATAGCAATTGCCATTTTCACAGGAGTATTTGGTTATAATGCTAAAATGGAAAAAGCTAAAGCCCAGCCTGATACGAAAAATCCTGCGCAAACTGGAAATATGTTGGCCTCATTTAGTCAGTTAATGAAAAACCCGCATTTATTTAAATGCGGTGTTCTTATGTTGAGTGGTTCAATTATATTTGGCGCAATTACCATCTTTATCCCTCTATATGCTGAAGAGGTACGAAGTGGAAATGCCGGGATTTTTCTTATGTTAATGGCAATAGCCGTTGTGATTTCTCGTTTTTCCTTTAGAAAACTAATTCCTTCTGATGGAAAGTGGCATTCATTTTTTATGATGGGGACAATGCTCCTTTTAGCAGTGGGGGCACAATCTGTAAGTTTTGCAATCAGCGGTGGGGTTATCTTTTTTTATCTAGGTGCTATTTTAATAGGCATAGCGCAAGCACTTCTTTACCCCACATTAACGACGTATCTAAGCTTTGTCTTACCTCAAGGGGATCGTAATGTGTTACTTGGTTTATTTATTGCCATGGCAGACTTGGGTGTGTCCTTAGGGGGTGTGCTTCTGGGGCCGATTGCTGATAGCTATTCATTTTCAACTGCGTATATGTTTTGTGCTGTGTTAGGCTTGGCAATGTTAATCTTTTCTTATGATCGTAGAAAGATATTTATTGGGTGATAATGAAGTCGTTCGTTAATTAAATTATTGTATGTAGCAGATTTATTTAACTTACAAATATTTGTAGAATAAAAGAATGACCATGTTTTGTTAAGAAAAATTGCCAGGTTAACATATGACACCTTATCGGAAGCTATTACCATCAGACTTGTTTAGAGACCGGGCAACTGAGCTAGAGGAGAAGTAGTCAACAAAGACTAAGAACTGAATGTAACTTAAATGCAGTTCAGTTACATTAAAATTCTTCTTTTTTGGTATAATAAAATTTTTGAAAAAAGAAGGATTTAGGATAGATTCAACAGATGAAAGTAATAAAGTATCTTTACTTATAGGTATTACTGTTTTTATAGGAATCATCGGGTTTAAATTTTTGGGTTTCACTACGGTACATGCTATGGTCACATCAAATTTTCTTGAAACATTCTTTTTTTAGGAAAATCGAAAATCAAATTTCTGAGTATTTTTATTAGTATATATTTTCCGTCTTCTTTTGTCCTTTTCTTTTTCAACTTTTGTAGAGTGAAAGTTGAATTTATGTGAAATAACCATCTAGCCTACCTAGATCACAAAACTAGATGGCTATTCCTGTCGATTGGCTAAACAATTTTGAACAATAACTTGTTAAAAAACTATTGATTTTAAATATTCAATATGTTAAGTTTACTGATAATCAGATTTCAATTGA
This window harbors:
- a CDS encoding opine metallophore biosynthesis dehydrogenase, which produces MSDFNRVLILGTGPTSIQLAVNFKKHTGCYIAIAGRESVRSESFFSALEQNNRQIHASIQNEKHRTMRGDDSLDQIFEGYETILGEWDTIILSVTTDAYIEVIKQINDKVLKKVKCIILVSPTFGSNNLIKNYISNYNSNTEIISFSTYYGDTRWADEKPSNRIITTAVKKKVYLGSSHQASKNMERLYDVFEQLGIVLKMMDTPLEAETRNISLYVHPPLFMNEFSLNAIFGNLNDKKYVYKVYPEGPVTQYLIRDMLSQWKELMMLLEKINIKSINLLKFMTDDNYPVRLESLSRRDIESFVDLKTIHQEYLLYIRYTSLLVDPFSKPDEDGRYFDFSAVPIKKMFINREGKWDIPRMPKEDYYRIKIIQGIAKYLNSDCPVIDKFIQAYESKIQEVVQSHETELLSDAFSIQSFEDDINMICSEIEKSVKAQQKN
- a CDS encoding diaminopimelate epimerase, whose translation is MKQEIEFIKLNPTQNMTILIKTSYPFEKHSYIASRVMSYDSVYAEQVGFIEKPVNAEAAAHLQMGGNEFCGNACMALAAFIASEKGLRQNDSTDVLLESSGTEQLVICQVQKKSEVYYCQVNMPIPKKVDLKIVHFENEELNIITVNYPDFIHIVIEVDEFNNRMRKKAENLARLIGATSGTNLIGVLLYKSKSEELAPLMYVPHLDSLIWERGCGSGTASIGAYLAWRNKGEVAVKIRQPGGIITVNAACHEGELTSLNIEGSVSIVAQGKAFIDC
- the cntD gene encoding staphylopine uptake ABC transporter ATP-binding protein CntD, which translates into the protein MNILEVKNLKVWDVHSEKNIIKNSSFHVESGSCLAIVGESGSGKSVTCRAIMRLNSSSLHQSGDILFKGENLNQLSEKELRKKRGKNLCMILQNGMSAFDPSCVVGVHLRETLAEHFDWNRNEMEVKMKSAMESVMLKNPTEIMNKYPHQLSGGMLQRIMIALAVVLEPDIIIADEPTTALDTISQFEVIEQFISLRNRMSCSIIFISHDLGVVRKIADEVLVMKDGDIVEKGTTDEVFSDAKHDYTKYLVSTRLALSNNFKRIMGEES
- the cntA gene encoding staphylopine-dependent metal ABC transporter substrate-binding lipoprotein, with the translated sequence MLIKKIKVLGLLLLVLSVLAACSEEDSANEKKSDETDNELVYAVAQDINDMNPHLYTGSMPAQGMVYESLVENTKDGIQPLLAESWEISEDGKVYTFFLREDVQFHDGEPFNAEAVKKNLDAVQSNAEKHAWIKLSTKMENVNVVDEYTVELELSEPYYPTLVELSMTRPYVFISPKDFENGETKDGVSGFNGTGSYVLTEHKTAEFATFEANEDYWNGAPEIKRITAKVLPAGETTLLALQKGEINFAFTDDRGADSIAVEGMNQLEDSGDYQLIRSEPMNTKMLVANSSKADNPISETAVREAIWYSIDKETISKDILNGTESMAETLFSPNVNYADVDLKKRGYDVEKAIEILEKNGWKSENSSEARTKDGKKLEMKLYYDSSSSSQKTQAEFIQASLKEIGLQLEITGEESTSIANRRATGDYDLLFNQTWGLAYDPQSTIAAFTSEASYLHTTKGIKKEDELYDNIEQVMVSTDEQARKALYAEILTTVHEEAVFIPISNGGMTVIAPQNLTGVSFKQTQFELPFELMNFK
- the cntC gene encoding staphylopine uptake ABC transporter permease subunit CntC, with the protein product MRILKNLSKDKLALLSLLIIVSTIIAGIFAPLFAPFDPNEVNMSLRYASPSWEYLLGNDHLGRCILSRIIYGIRPSILWVLVVLFISVLIGAFLGFLAGYFKGKVDAVIMRICDTMLSFPGYVMALAVIGIFGVGLQNILIAFALIKWAWFARVIRASVMQYAELDYVKFSKASGISDTQIIFRHIIPVTFADIAVISSSSIGSMILQISGFSFLGLGIQAPTPEWGMMLNEAREVMFTRPELMLVPGLAIVIVVSAFNFLSDSLQVALDPKLVTSKKRKKENLSLFKKRELSK
- the opp1B gene encoding nickel/cobalt ABC transporter permease, yielding MKRYIIRRMLVSMPLLLVISFLTFVLINLSPMDPAEVILQAQGVPQITDELVEQTKEEFGMDQPFILRYFDWLVSSLQLDFGDSYINGKPVWSLLGPAFFNTFKLTLISSIAIILVSIVLGVVCALNEGKMIDKSVRGISFFLTAMPSYWLATLMIWYFSVKLDLLPTSGMDSYKSYILPVVVITISYAGLYFRNVRTSMINNLNEDYVLYGRASGLPEKKITMHILRNSLQVSISIFGMAIPIILGSTVVIENVFAWPGLGSLSVRAILSRDFPIIQAYVLVLAVAFVLFNAISDIINAAMNPKLRNDL
- a CDS encoding nicotianamine synthase family protein, producing MIELKTFYEYLNDFLEKFDEIAENYDHATDRSSELENIIDDYSKFITSESNKVTWEQLALHKSSEFDQILTELRKKSAYCVAILEKYRALKLLNGNNDVSDYFKNIESCIKTEFGSFQADSESKVLLIGSGSFPMTPLLIAQQTGAEVVGTDIDEEAITLGLKVVEKLGNGLNIRLEQSVVEDLNFTKEATHIIFSSTVGIKYEILEQLHTLTNENVVVVMRYGDHLKSLFNYPMKKVNEKKWMMVENILRPDHVFDIALYKKA
- a CDS encoding ABC transporter ATP-binding protein translates to MLKVESVEKSYKKGALLSREKQSVLKNISFECKSGECLGIIGESGSGKSTLGRLVLGIEKPDRGTVSFNGMNVKDRKVRLSNISAVFQDYKSSINPFFTVEDAILEPLKTQNKNIKENKEKVLSLLNQVGLPSTYRNKYPHELSGGEVQRVCIARAISTQPKCILLDEAISSLDVSVQTKILELLKDLKRIYNMSYVFITHDLQAAAYICDRIIIFKDGQIEEMVDIEHLKDVKSAYAKELLKSLITF